One Succinispira mobilis DSM 6222 genomic window carries:
- a CDS encoding Crp/Fnr family transcriptional regulator has translation MLKQILKNLFLFAKLNDTQLDKICALIKEKSYKKNSIIIREGEAGANVFFVVEGSVKITKISPEGREYTLKIVGQGDVFAEVILFTNLAYPANATALTNSRLASLAISDLETLISKDASLGIELIRVLSQRLYDTQNKIKQLAVHNVYERTLILLLDLARNQGLDEQAHHNSFTLAVPLSRTELANIIGTTRETLTRMLGRLKQAGLIKIGENAIELNLSKINQAQLIN, from the coding sequence ATGCTTAAACAAATCCTCAAGAACTTATTTTTATTTGCCAAACTCAACGATACACAATTAGATAAAATTTGTGCGCTCATAAAGGAAAAAAGCTATAAAAAAAACTCCATCATCATCCGCGAGGGCGAAGCAGGAGCAAATGTGTTTTTTGTAGTAGAAGGTTCTGTTAAAATAACCAAAATTTCTCCCGAAGGTCGCGAGTACACCCTAAAAATTGTTGGACAAGGCGATGTGTTTGCCGAAGTCATTCTCTTTACTAACTTAGCTTATCCAGCCAATGCCACAGCTTTAACTAATTCTCGTCTTGCTTCTCTCGCTATTTCCGATCTGGAAACACTGATCAGCAAAGACGCTTCTTTGGGCATTGAATTAATTCGTGTTCTTTCACAACGACTTTACGACACGCAAAACAAAATAAAACAATTAGCAGTGCATAATGTCTACGAACGCACCTTAATTCTCTTACTAGACTTGGCTAGAAACCAAGGTCTCGATGAACAAGCCCATCATAATAGCTTTACACTTGCTGTTCCTCTTTCCCGCACGGAATTAGCAAACATTATCGGCACAACACGCGAAACACTAACCAGGATGCTCGGACGCCTAAAACAAGCTGGCTTAATCAAAATTGGCGAAAATGCGATCGAGTTAAATTTAAGCAAAATAAACCAAGCACAGTTAATAAACTAG
- a CDS encoding FkbM family methyltransferase: MDEQVDMWTYLTTVEKPIVIYGMGNGALKTLAKCQEYRIDVRAIFASDEFVRGQSFLGYKIIKYSEVCELFSEFIILLAFGAESPVMLEHFHDLAAKHEMLAPNFPLFGNSCFDLQFLQTHQAEFEATYSLLADEQSKWVFRNICNYKLTGKVEYLRKIASLRVADYQELFTFSSREVYLDLGAYNGDTVREFIQLVASKYQRIIAVEPDYKNYKKLQRWLLESGLANVEIIPKGIWDNVGELSFNNSGGRASALDLDGSTIITVDTVDNILQGDAATLIKMDVEGAELQALRGAKQTLQKYKPKLLVACYHREEDLFRLPLLIKELNPEYQLYFRKHPYIPAWEINIFAC, encoded by the coding sequence ATGGATGAACAAGTGGATATGTGGACTTATTTAACTACAGTTGAAAAGCCGATTGTGATTTATGGCATGGGTAATGGAGCACTAAAAACTTTAGCTAAATGCCAAGAATATCGGATAGATGTTCGCGCTATTTTTGCTAGTGATGAGTTTGTGCGTGGACAAAGTTTTTTAGGTTATAAAATTATAAAATATAGTGAAGTTTGCGAGTTGTTTTCGGAATTTATTATTTTGTTAGCTTTTGGCGCCGAGAGCCCTGTAATGTTAGAACATTTTCACGATTTGGCGGCAAAACATGAAATGTTGGCTCCGAATTTTCCTTTGTTTGGTAATAGTTGCTTTGATTTGCAATTTTTGCAAACACATCAAGCTGAGTTTGAAGCAACTTATAGTTTATTGGCTGATGAACAGTCAAAGTGGGTGTTTAGAAACATTTGTAATTATAAATTAACTGGAAAAGTTGAATATCTTCGTAAAATTGCTAGCTTACGTGTAGCCGATTACCAAGAATTATTTACTTTTTCGTCAAGAGAAGTTTATCTGGATTTAGGTGCTTATAATGGAGATACGGTTAGAGAATTTATTCAGTTAGTGGCTTCAAAATATCAGCGCATTATTGCTGTGGAACCAGATTATAAAAACTACAAGAAACTCCAGCGGTGGTTGCTAGAGAGTGGTTTAGCGAATGTGGAAATTATTCCTAAGGGAATTTGGGATAATGTTGGAGAACTATCTTTTAATAATTCAGGCGGACGAGCCTCGGCGTTAGATTTAGATGGCAGTACGATAATTACGGTAGATACAGTAGACAATATCTTGCAAGGTGATGCGGCTACTTTGATTAAAATGGATGTAGAAGGCGCAGAACTACAAGCTTTGCGTGGGGCTAAACAGACTTTGCAGAAATATAAGCCGAAATTATTGGTCGCTTGTTATCATCGGGAAGAAGATTTATTTCGCTTACCCTTACTAATTAAGGAACTCAATCCAGAATATCAGCTGTATTTTCGCAAACATCCTTATATTCCTGCTTGGGAGATAAATATTTTTGCGTGCTAA
- a CDS encoding LrgB family protein has protein sequence MLPAALLNSPALGITITLGLFAVARFIQLNTRFKSIPPMVTATCLIISLLLILDIDYPTYNKGGEMISFLLGPATIALALPLVKNIKILLNNLKPILIGVFTGSIVAILSVAALAKLLGASTKVMLSLVPKSVTTPIAMGIAQNIGGIPALTAIMVILTGMLGAFCGHKLLKFCGVKADIAIGIAIGAAAHGLGANRCLSENELQAAVAGVAIALVGIVTALLAPTLSSLFI, from the coding sequence ATGTTACCAGCAGCTCTTTTAAATTCACCTGCTTTAGGCATAACCATTACTTTAGGCTTATTTGCCGTAGCCCGCTTTATCCAATTAAATACTCGTTTTAAAAGCATCCCCCCCATGGTTACCGCAACCTGTTTGATAATTAGTCTGCTCTTGATTTTAGATATTGATTATCCTACTTACAATAAGGGCGGTGAAATGATTAGTTTTTTATTAGGGCCTGCAACTATTGCCTTAGCACTCCCTTTGGTGAAAAACATTAAAATTTTACTAAATAATCTAAAGCCAATTCTCATCGGGGTCTTCACAGGTAGTATTGTTGCAATACTTTCCGTAGCTGCTCTTGCTAAGCTATTAGGAGCTTCTACCAAAGTAATGCTTTCTTTGGTACCAAAATCCGTGACCACACCTATTGCCATGGGAATCGCTCAAAATATTGGTGGTATTCCCGCCTTAACTGCAATTATGGTTATTCTTACTGGTATGCTAGGAGCTTTTTGTGGGCATAAATTATTAAAGTTCTGCGGCGTCAAAGCTGATATCGCAATCGGCATTGCCATTGGTGCTGCTGCCCATGGATTAGGTGCTAATCGTTGTCTTAGTGAGAATGAATTGCAAGCCGCCGTTGCTGGTGTAGCAATCGCTTTGGTAGGTATCGTTACTGCCTTACTAGCTCCAACTCTGTCTAGTCTTTTTATTTAA
- a CDS encoding C40 family peptidase: MKAIQFFQKILVVTLLCLAIYPITSFASFRVGDAGDEVREIQTRLQEVGYSLSNIDGVYGSETKNAVLAFQKDIGLEADGIVGRETYKALLKKDMPVSRSGSGRYRGLIATALNYRGVPYVFGGTSANGFDCSGFTQFIFASAGIYLPRTADAQFEVGRWVAQDNLDVGDLVFFSTYEPGPSHVGIYIGNGQFISAKSSEGIAVASLYDPYYWGARYIGARRI; encoded by the coding sequence TTGAAAGCAATACAATTTTTCCAAAAGATTCTAGTAGTAACTTTGCTTTGTTTGGCAATATATCCTATTACTTCCTTCGCTTCTTTTAGAGTAGGCGATGCCGGCGATGAAGTTCGTGAAATTCAAACTCGCCTCCAAGAAGTAGGTTATAGTCTGAGCAATATTGATGGTGTTTACGGTTCCGAAACTAAAAATGCCGTACTAGCTTTTCAAAAAGATATTGGTCTAGAGGCAGACGGAATTGTAGGCCGTGAAACCTACAAAGCCTTGTTAAAAAAAGATATGCCCGTTAGCCGTAGTGGCAGCGGTCGTTATCGTGGTCTAATTGCCACAGCCTTAAACTATCGCGGTGTACCATATGTGTTCGGTGGTACAAGTGCTAATGGTTTTGACTGTTCTGGGTTTACTCAATTTATTTTTGCTTCCGCGGGAATTTATTTACCTCGCACTGCCGATGCACAATTTGAGGTAGGCAGATGGGTTGCACAAGATAACTTAGATGTGGGTGATTTGGTTTTCTTCTCCACCTATGAACCTGGTCCTTCACATGTAGGTATCTATATTGGCAATGGACAATTTATTAGTGCTAAATCAAGCGAAGGTATCGCCGTAGCTTCGCTTTATGATCCTTATTATTGGGGAGCGCGCTATATTGGCGCTCGGAGAATTTAG
- a CDS encoding cold-shock protein has translation MIGKVKWFNSEKGFGFLEQEDGKDVFVHFSAIQSDGYKTLEEGQKVEFDVVESERGLQAANVVRL, from the coding sequence ATGATTGGAAAAGTTAAATGGTTTAATTCTGAAAAAGGTTTCGGTTTTCTTGAGCAAGAAGATGGTAAAGATGTATTCGTACATTTTTCTGCTATCCAAAGCGATGGATACAAAACTTTAGAAGAAGGTCAAAAGGTTGAGTTTGATGTTGTGGAAAGTGAACGTGGCTTACAAGCTGCTAACGTTGTGCGTCTGTAA
- a CDS encoding CidA/LrgA family protein: MNPSSILQGFTIIMCIHFVSIALVDIFNLLLPPPLLGMIILAILLYTNIIKVAWVEHAAYVLLEYMGMLFIPPAISIILYYKIIAQEAVPIIVTLIITTLLVMIITGKIVQLFSPKNNKEVQ, from the coding sequence TTGAATCCAAGCTCTATTTTGCAAGGTTTTACGATAATTATGTGCATTCACTTTGTAAGTATTGCACTAGTAGATATTTTTAACTTGCTTTTACCCCCTCCCTTGTTAGGAATGATTATCCTAGCTATCTTGTTATACACTAACATTATTAAAGTTGCCTGGGTAGAACATGCGGCTTATGTTTTATTAGAATATATGGGAATGCTCTTTATTCCCCCAGCAATCAGTATTATTTTGTATTACAAAATAATTGCTCAAGAAGCTGTTCCCATCATCGTTACTTTAATAATAACAACTTTATTAGTTATGATAATTACTGGTAAAATTGTTCAATTGTTTTCCCCCAAAAATAACAAGGAGGTGCAATAA
- a CDS encoding glycosyltransferase family 2 protein, protein MNNNKIISIVVPVFNEQDNILVFYRAICDTMQNSAYDFELLFIDDGSQDQTAFTIQNLTATDSRVKLYMLSRNYGHQIALTCGLDHTTGTAIITMDGDMQHPPSLIPQLISEWEAGFEVVQTVRATTEGVSFFKRLSSHLYYKLINKLAQSKVVEGGSDFRLMDEKVVAAFRLYRERGRFIRGLIGLLGFKQKTISFTAPARFAGVSKFSLKKMLHFALDGITALSTVPLRLSFYIGILAGITSLVLTIHVLYIKFFTNEAVLGWSTIAASIFFLGGMQLIGIGILGEYIARIFQEVKQRPLYLLSKKIANGQEIKKDL, encoded by the coding sequence ATGAATAATAATAAAATAATCTCTATTGTCGTTCCCGTGTTTAACGAACAAGACAATATTCTAGTTTTTTATCGTGCAATTTGTGATACTATGCAAAACTCAGCCTATGATTTTGAATTGTTGTTTATTGATGATGGTTCCCAAGATCAAACCGCTTTTACTATCCAAAATCTAACCGCTACAGATAGCCGGGTCAAATTATATATGCTTTCGCGTAATTACGGACATCAGATTGCTCTAACTTGTGGTTTAGATCATACTACTGGTACGGCGATCATTACTATGGATGGAGATATGCAACATCCTCCTTCCTTAATCCCACAACTAATTAGCGAATGGGAAGCTGGTTTTGAAGTAGTGCAAACAGTTCGCGCTACAACAGAAGGTGTCAGCTTCTTTAAAAGGCTTAGTTCCCATTTATACTACAAACTAATAAATAAGTTAGCTCAATCAAAAGTAGTCGAAGGCGGTTCGGATTTTAGGTTAATGGATGAAAAAGTTGTTGCCGCTTTTCGCTTGTATCGCGAACGCGGTCGCTTTATTCGTGGCCTTATCGGTCTATTAGGCTTTAAACAAAAAACTATTAGTTTTACTGCCCCAGCAAGATTTGCCGGTGTTTCTAAATTTTCCCTAAAAAAAATGCTTCATTTTGCATTAGACGGGATAACCGCCCTTTCAACTGTTCCTTTAAGATTATCTTTTTACATTGGAATTCTTGCCGGAATAACTAGTTTAGTTTTAACTATTCACGTCCTCTATATCAAGTTTTTCACCAATGAAGCTGTATTAGGTTGGAGTACAATCGCAGCAAGTATTTTCTTTCTCGGCGGCATGCAACTTATTGGTATAGGTATCCTGGGTGAATATATTGCCCGAATTTTTCAAGAGGTTAAACAACGTCCCCTCTATTTACTAAGTAAAAAAATAGCAAATGGGCAAGAAATTAAAAAGGATTTATAG
- the hydE gene encoding [FeFe] hydrogenase H-cluster radical SAM maturase HydE, whose amino-acid sequence MSFALALQELKTGNITFENIQTVLLADQHTASQLFALAQEIRFAIMGKKVFLRGLIEFSNYCRNSCAYCGLNISVKNQIRYRLNLSEILECAAIAQDLGYQTLVLQAGEDAYYTSEKFTSIISTLKDKYPTIALTLSFGLHSKTDYQTWFKAGADRYLMRFETSNAQLFAQHRPGTNLQERLTALSDLQEIGYQVGTGNLIGLPGQTLTDLVNDILLLYKLQPDMIGVGPFIPHPATLLANEPAGDVFLALKELAILRIILPYVHLPATTAFGTLKESGQLLALNAGANVIMPNVSPETSRKLYAIYPNKAGSLENSTQTHARILNTISKAKLEADFSRGDSYKL is encoded by the coding sequence ATGTCCTTTGCACTTGCTTTACAAGAATTAAAAACTGGCAACATAACTTTCGAAAACATTCAAACCGTTCTGCTTGCCGATCAACACACTGCTTCGCAGCTTTTTGCGTTAGCCCAAGAAATCCGTTTTGCGATTATGGGCAAAAAAGTATTTCTCCGCGGTCTAATCGAATTTTCCAATTATTGTCGTAATAGTTGTGCCTATTGTGGTTTAAACATTAGCGTCAAAAATCAAATACGTTATCGTTTAAACTTATCTGAAATTCTCGAGTGTGCTGCTATCGCCCAAGATCTCGGTTATCAAACTTTAGTTTTGCAAGCTGGCGAAGATGCTTACTACACCTCAGAAAAATTCACTTCCATTATTAGCACGCTCAAGGATAAGTATCCTACTATCGCCCTCACTCTCAGTTTTGGCTTACATTCTAAAACTGATTATCAGACTTGGTTCAAGGCTGGTGCTGATCGTTACCTAATGCGTTTCGAAACTTCTAATGCTCAACTGTTTGCGCAACATCGTCCTGGAACAAATTTACAAGAACGCCTTACAGCTTTGTCCGACTTACAAGAAATTGGTTATCAAGTCGGTACAGGTAATTTAATTGGCTTGCCTGGGCAAACTTTAACTGATCTGGTTAATGATATTTTATTATTATATAAATTGCAACCAGATATGATTGGTGTCGGGCCCTTTATACCCCATCCTGCAACCTTATTAGCCAATGAGCCTGCAGGAGATGTGTTCTTGGCCTTAAAAGAATTGGCCATACTAAGAATTATTTTACCTTATGTACATCTACCCGCAACCACAGCTTTTGGGACCTTGAAAGAAAGTGGACAACTGTTAGCTTTAAATGCTGGAGCTAACGTAATAATGCCTAATGTAAGTCCGGAAACTTCTAGAAAACTCTATGCTATCTATCCTAACAAAGCTGGCAGTTTAGAAAATTCCACACAAACTCACGCACGAATCTTAAACACTATTAGCAAAGCTAAACTAGAAGCGGACTTTTCACGAGGCGATAGCTATAAGCTTTAG
- a CDS encoding ATP-dependent Clp protease ATP-binding subunit has protein sequence MQAEFNEKTQAILEKAQSKALVSYNQELTCAHVVVAMLGENTFLDFALNYYKVNKQEFSQELSKILNKIPQVRSSKDTLNISLSLSRVIGVAKQNSKAAITEEDLLIALAQDGDQEIVDLFKKFSLTAKKLKELVNIHANTADAEQNKELLAKYGQDLTQKAQDGKLDPVIGRDEEIRRVIEILSRRKKNNPVLIGEPGVGKTAIAEGLALRIVSGDVPTVLKNKTIYALDLSSLVAGAKFRGEFEERLKNVINVVAKSEGQIIMFIDELHTVVGAGASEGSMDAGNILKPMLARGELKCIGATTLNEYRKYIEKDAALERRFQPIMINQPSVEATISILRGLKERYEAYHGVRIKDSALVAAAVLSNRYITDRFLPDKAIDLVDEATARLKTQIDSMPAELDERRRRILQLEIEEHALKQEVEDKQSQERLQVIQSELAAVKQEAAVLETRWRNEKTGIARVRELKREIDLVHQQMQSAEREYNLGRLAELQYGKLPELVKQLQELEEKVTDKADSLLKEVVDEEDISRVVSSWTNIPVQKLLTGEREKLLHLQETLSKRVVGQEEAIQVVSDAILRARAGIKDPNRPIGSFIFLGSTGVGKTELAKALAEVLFDDEHKMVRIDMSEYMEKHAVAKLIGAPPGYVGYDEGGQLTETVRRSPYCVLLLDEIEKAHSDVFNILLQVLDDGRLTDSHGRVVDFKNTIIIMTSNLGSKEIIKSKGQLDANYLRNMLGEFFRPEFLNRLDDIIVFKPLGSIQVKAIANLLLCALKERIAEQVDVEIKWDDDLLALLAEAGFDEVFGARPLRRLISQKIETMLSKLIIAGDIQAGDKIELSVNSNGEISINK, from the coding sequence ATGCAAGCAGAATTTAATGAAAAAACACAAGCAATTTTAGAAAAAGCTCAAAGTAAGGCTTTGGTTAGTTATAACCAAGAATTAACTTGTGCACATGTTGTGGTAGCTATGTTAGGAGAAAATACTTTTTTAGATTTTGCTTTGAATTATTATAAAGTAAATAAGCAAGAGTTTTCTCAAGAACTAAGCAAAATTTTAAATAAAATTCCACAAGTGCGCTCTAGCAAAGATACTCTCAATATTAGTTTAAGTTTGAGTAGAGTGATTGGAGTAGCCAAACAAAATAGTAAAGCCGCAATAACCGAAGAAGATTTACTAATTGCCTTAGCTCAAGATGGAGATCAGGAAATTGTAGATTTATTTAAAAAGTTTAGTTTGACGGCGAAAAAATTGAAAGAACTAGTTAACATTCATGCAAATACAGCTGATGCGGAACAAAATAAAGAATTGTTGGCTAAATATGGTCAAGATCTGACCCAAAAAGCGCAAGATGGTAAGTTGGATCCTGTAATTGGCCGCGATGAAGAAATCCGCAGAGTAATTGAAATCTTATCGCGACGTAAAAAAAACAATCCTGTTTTAATTGGTGAACCAGGCGTTGGTAAAACTGCCATAGCAGAAGGCTTAGCCTTGCGGATTGTTTCTGGCGATGTGCCTACTGTTTTAAAAAATAAAACGATTTACGCCTTGGATTTATCGAGTTTAGTTGCTGGGGCTAAATTTCGCGGTGAATTTGAAGAACGTTTAAAAAATGTAATTAATGTGGTCGCCAAATCAGAAGGTCAAATTATAATGTTTATTGATGAACTACATACCGTAGTTGGTGCTGGTGCTAGTGAAGGCTCAATGGATGCTGGAAACATTCTCAAGCCCATGTTGGCGCGGGGAGAATTAAAATGTATTGGTGCAACTACTTTAAACGAATATCGTAAATATATTGAAAAAGATGCAGCTTTAGAACGCCGTTTTCAGCCAATAATGATAAATCAGCCTAGTGTAGAAGCAACTATTTCAATTTTACGCGGTTTAAAAGAACGCTATGAGGCTTATCATGGGGTGCGGATTAAGGATTCAGCTTTAGTTGCAGCGGCGGTTTTGTCAAATAGGTATATCACTGATCGATTCTTGCCAGATAAGGCCATTGATTTAGTGGATGAGGCTACAGCAAGATTGAAAACCCAGATTGATTCGATGCCCGCAGAGTTAGATGAGCGGCGCAGAAGAATTTTACAATTAGAAATAGAAGAACATGCTTTAAAACAAGAAGTAGAAGATAAACAATCGCAAGAGCGTTTGCAGGTGATTCAAAGTGAATTAGCCGCAGTTAAACAAGAGGCGGCAGTTTTAGAAACACGGTGGCGTAATGAAAAAACTGGGATTGCACGAGTGCGAGAATTAAAGCGAGAAATTGACTTAGTGCACCAACAAATGCAAAGCGCAGAACGCGAATACAATTTGGGTAGATTGGCTGAACTTCAATATGGTAAACTGCCGGAATTAGTAAAACAGTTACAAGAATTAGAAGAAAAAGTTACAGATAAAGCTGATAGTTTGCTAAAAGAAGTAGTTGATGAAGAGGATATTAGCCGAGTAGTCAGCTCCTGGACTAATATTCCTGTACAAAAACTACTTACTGGTGAAAGAGAAAAGTTGCTCCACTTACAAGAAACTTTAAGTAAGCGTGTTGTTGGACAAGAGGAAGCAATTCAGGTGGTTAGTGATGCTATTTTAAGAGCTAGAGCCGGGATAAAAGATCCCAATCGCCCAATCGGCTCCTTTATATTTTTAGGTTCTACTGGTGTGGGCAAAACAGAGTTAGCTAAAGCTCTAGCGGAAGTTTTGTTTGATGATGAACATAAAATGGTCCGTATCGATATGAGCGAGTATATGGAAAAACATGCTGTTGCTAAGCTGATCGGGGCTCCTCCAGGTTATGTCGGTTATGACGAAGGTGGTCAATTGACTGAGACGGTGCGACGCTCACCTTATTGTGTGTTACTTTTAGATGAAATTGAAAAAGCTCATAGTGATGTGTTTAATATTTTACTGCAAGTTTTAGATGATGGTAGATTAACTGATAGTCATGGTAGGGTAGTTGATTTTAAAAATACCATTATTATTATGACCAGTAATCTCGGCTCAAAAGAAATAATTAAAAGCAAGGGACAATTAGATGCTAATTATTTGCGCAATATGTTAGGTGAGTTTTTCCGTCCAGAGTTTTTAAATCGCTTAGATGACATTATTGTTTTTAAACCTTTAGGTAGCATACAGGTAAAAGCAATTGCTAATTTGCTGTTG
- a CDS encoding GGDEF domain-containing protein codes for MFNDNFKNFEAKIITVIVVINILLAIGVFASVYILSDRAIICDLKNRSDSVYKHVRQKIKIRSFYDLNTRADEQSELYRQMLQDFNSLRESANIKYLYTAKKTTRGEYVYLIDGYEQQAEDFRHVGDLIEPEIVKQLTRTLEAGEIVYGHNIQNTDWGAVYVVYYPVFEAGNIIGAVGLEFDANLIWQAKEQAVRVSLLICLLLLLLSISITISLLKKISYPYLRNLAYTDLLTDVKNRNAFELYLKNIKVTGPEQDTGKIFLIEFDLNNLKLVNDKYGHEMGDLYLKAMANLLKQYLRPYAKIFRIGGDEFAVIGQFKSEAQLVEILAQMRLAAPQLIARELCAVEFTYAYGYAEYQPQNDDIIKKVDNLMYTMKEKMKQGAEN; via the coding sequence ATGTTCAATGATAATTTTAAGAATTTTGAAGCTAAAATTATAACCGTCATTGTTGTGATCAATATTCTCTTAGCAATAGGCGTTTTTGCTAGTGTGTATATTCTTTCTGATCGGGCGATAATATGCGATTTGAAAAATCGCTCAGATTCGGTATATAAGCATGTTCGACAAAAAATAAAAATACGTAGTTTTTATGATTTAAATACCAGAGCAGATGAGCAAAGCGAACTATATCGACAGATGCTACAAGATTTTAATAGCTTAAGGGAATCGGCTAATATTAAATATTTATATACAGCTAAGAAAACAACTAGGGGAGAATATGTTTACTTAATTGATGGCTATGAGCAACAAGCTGAAGACTTTAGACATGTCGGCGACTTAATTGAACCAGAAATCGTAAAACAATTAACTAGAACGTTAGAAGCCGGCGAGATTGTGTATGGGCATAATATTCAAAATACGGATTGGGGCGCAGTTTATGTAGTTTATTATCCAGTCTTTGAGGCGGGAAACATTATTGGCGCAGTTGGCTTGGAGTTTGATGCTAACTTGATTTGGCAGGCCAAAGAACAAGCTGTGCGGGTGAGTTTGTTAATATGCCTGTTATTATTATTGTTGTCAATAAGTATAACCATTTCCCTTTTAAAGAAAATTTCTTACCCTTATTTGCGAAATCTAGCTTATACAGATTTATTAACAGATGTGAAAAATAGAAATGCTTTTGAATTATATTTAAAAAATATTAAAGTAACTGGCCCAGAACAAGATACAGGTAAAATATTTTTAATTGAATTTGATTTAAATAATTTAAAATTAGTTAATGATAAATACGGTCACGAAATGGGCGATTTGTATTTAAAGGCAATGGCCAATCTTTTAAAACAATATTTGCGACCATATGCCAAGATTTTTCGCATTGGCGGAGATGAATTTGCTGTGATTGGTCAGTTTAAATCTGAAGCGCAATTGGTAGAAATTTTAGCGCAAATGCGTTTGGCGGCTCCGCAATTGATTGCAAGAGAGTTGTGTGCAGTTGAATTTACTTATGCGTATGGCTATGCTGAATATCAACCTCAAAATGATGATATTATAAAAAAAGTTGATAATTTGATGTATACTATGAAAGAAAAAATGAAGCAAGGTGCCGAAAATTAA
- the rbr gene encoding rubrerythrin has product MDLKGSKTEANLQAAFAGESQARNKYTYYASAARKEGLVQIAKLFEETARNEQEHAKIWFKLLHNGIADTATNLEDAAAGEHYEWTDMYANFAKDAKAEGFDKIAFLFEAVAKIEKEHEERYLKLLKNVKEEVVFKRSEKVEWVCDNCGHIHVGEKAPTVCPVCDHPQAHFEIRATNF; this is encoded by the coding sequence ATGGATTTAAAAGGTAGTAAAACAGAAGCAAATTTGCAAGCCGCTTTTGCAGGTGAATCCCAAGCTCGTAATAAATATACTTATTATGCATCTGCCGCTCGTAAAGAAGGCTTAGTTCAAATTGCCAAACTCTTTGAAGAAACAGCTCGCAATGAACAAGAACATGCTAAAATTTGGTTTAAATTACTCCATAACGGCATCGCCGATACGGCAACTAATCTTGAAGATGCAGCCGCCGGTGAACATTACGAGTGGACTGATATGTACGCTAATTTCGCCAAAGATGCTAAGGCTGAGGGATTCGATAAAATCGCTTTCCTATTTGAAGCCGTAGCAAAAATAGAAAAAGAACACGAAGAACGCTATTTAAAACTTTTGAAAAATGTTAAGGAAGAAGTTGTTTTCAAGCGATCTGAAAAAGTAGAGTGGGTTTGTGATAACTGTGGACATATTCATGTAGGTGAAAAAGCCCCTACAGTCTGTCCAGTTTGTGATCACCCACAAGCACACTTTGAAATTCGTGCTACTAATTTTTAA